The proteins below are encoded in one region of Winogradskyella helgolandensis:
- a CDS encoding ferredoxin → MVIVTLQRQKCIGCNYCVEMAPNQFQMSKKDGKTVLLNAKEKKGFYTLKSNDYSILELCENASKACPVNIISVKVN, encoded by the coding sequence ATGGTGATTGTGACCTTACAACGACAAAAATGTATTGGCTGTAACTACTGTGTAGAAATGGCGCCCAATCAGTTTCAGATGTCAAAAAAAGACGGAAAAACGGTTTTACTTAATGCTAAGGAAAAAAAAGGATTTTATACCTTAAAATCTAATGATTATAGTATTTTAGAGCTTTGCGAAAATGCATCAAAAGCCTGTCCGGTTAATATTATTAGCGTAAAAGTTAATTGA
- a CDS encoding CoA transferase subunit A: protein MINKKVDNISEALKGVSDNMTFMFGGFGLSGIPENAIADLVKRNIKGLTCISNNAGVDDFGLGLLLHQRQIKKMVSSYVGENDEFERQMLSGELDVELIPQGTLAERCRAAQAGFPAIYTPAGYGTEVAEGKETREFDGKMYVLEHAFKADFAFVKAWKGDAAGNLIFKGTARNFNPIMCGAAKITVAEVEELVPVGELDPNQIHVPGIFVQRIFQGETYEKRIEQLTVRQRST from the coding sequence ATGATTAATAAAAAAGTGGACAATATTTCTGAAGCCCTAAAAGGAGTCAGTGATAATATGACCTTTATGTTCGGTGGTTTTGGCCTCTCTGGAATTCCGGAAAATGCAATAGCTGACCTCGTAAAACGTAATATAAAAGGACTCACCTGTATCTCTAATAATGCAGGAGTCGATGATTTTGGCTTGGGCTTATTATTACATCAAAGGCAAATCAAAAAGATGGTCTCATCTTATGTTGGCGAAAACGATGAGTTTGAACGTCAAATGCTTTCGGGAGAGTTAGATGTTGAGTTAATACCTCAAGGTACTTTAGCGGAGCGTTGTAGAGCTGCACAAGCCGGATTTCCCGCAATTTATACACCTGCAGGTTACGGAACAGAAGTCGCAGAAGGTAAAGAAACTCGAGAATTTGATGGAAAAATGTATGTTTTAGAACATGCCTTTAAAGCCGACTTTGCTTTTGTAAAAGCATGGAAAGGTGATGCTGCAGGCAATTTAATCTTCAAAGGAACCGCCCGAAATTTTAATCCTATCATGTGTGGAGCCGCAAAAATAACAGTTGCTGAGGTCGAAGAATTGGTGCCAGTTGGAGAATTAGATCCTAATCAAATTCATGTGCCAGGTATATTTGTACAACGTATATTTCAAGGTGAAACCTACGAAAAGCGAATTGAACAATTAACGGTAAGACAAAGAAGTACCTAG
- a CDS encoding peptidase U32 family protein has translation MQNIELMAPAGNFESLQAALDNGADSIYFGVEQLNMRARASINFTLDDLQEIVKRCEAKNVRSYLTLNTIIYDHDLSVVKTLIKKAKEANVTAVIAMDQAVIAVAREHGVEVHISTQINITNIETVKFYALFADTMVLSRELSLRQVRHITEQIEKEQIKGPSGRLVEIEIFGHGALCMAVSGKCYLSLHSHNSSANRGACKQNCRKKYTVIDQETGFEMELDNEYIMSPKDLCTIDFLDEIADAGVKVLKIEGRGRAPEYVAKVIKCYRDAIDSVKNETYSKDKVISWMQDLEKVYNRGFWSGYYLGQKLGEWSTGSGSHAVQKKVYLGKGTHFYPKAKIGEFKIEAYDITVGDTILITGPTTGAKEMEVVEMMANDEKTNKGTKGDLVTIPMDFRIRPSDKLYKIVENKVEA, from the coding sequence ATGCAAAACATTGAATTAATGGCTCCTGCAGGAAATTTTGAATCCTTGCAAGCAGCTTTAGATAATGGTGCAGATTCTATTTATTTTGGTGTGGAACAGCTTAACATGAGAGCCAGAGCTTCGATCAATTTCACATTAGATGATTTACAAGAGATTGTAAAACGTTGCGAAGCTAAAAACGTTAGAAGTTATCTGACATTAAATACCATAATTTACGATCACGATTTATCAGTTGTAAAAACCTTAATTAAAAAGGCTAAAGAAGCTAATGTCACGGCCGTTATAGCTATGGATCAAGCGGTTATTGCTGTCGCTCGCGAGCATGGAGTTGAGGTACATATTTCTACACAAATTAATATTACTAATATTGAAACAGTAAAATTCTACGCCCTTTTTGCCGATACTATGGTGTTAAGTAGAGAGTTGAGTTTACGTCAAGTAAGGCACATTACCGAGCAAATTGAAAAAGAACAAATAAAAGGGCCTTCTGGCAGATTGGTTGAAATTGAAATTTTCGGTCATGGTGCACTTTGCATGGCTGTTTCTGGCAAATGTTATCTGAGTTTACATTCTCATAATTCTTCAGCAAATAGAGGTGCTTGCAAACAAAATTGTAGAAAAAAATATACGGTTATCGATCAGGAAACTGGTTTTGAAATGGAACTCGATAACGAATATATCATGTCTCCCAAAGATTTATGTACTATCGATTTTTTAGATGAAATTGCAGATGCAGGAGTAAAAGTTTTAAAAATTGAAGGTCGTGGGAGAGCTCCAGAATATGTAGCTAAAGTCATTAAATGTTATCGCGATGCTATTGATAGTGTTAAAAACGAAACCTATAGTAAAGACAAAGTGATTTCTTGGATGCAAGACCTAGAAAAAGTCTATAACAGAGGTTTTTGGAGTGGCTATTATCTAGGGCAAAAATTAGGCGAATGGAGTACAGGTTCGGGTTCTCATGCGGTACAGAAGAAAGTGTATTTAGGCAAAGGCACACATTTTTACCCTAAAGCGAAAATTGGAGAGTTTAAAATTGAAGCTTACGATATTACAGTTGGCGATACGATTTTAATCACAGGTCCAACCACTGGTGCCAAAGAAATGGAGGTTGTTGAAATGATGGCAAATGACGAAAAAACCAACAAAGGAACCAAAGGAGATTTGGTAACTATTCCTATGGATTTTAGAATTAGACCATCTGATAAGCTTTATAAAATAGTTGAAAACAAAGTGGAAGCCTAA
- the trhO gene encoding oxygen-dependent tRNA uridine(34) hydroxylase TrhO, protein MQLYNNLSAKERAELIEQAGKERLTISFYKYAKINNTEIFRNHLFLAWDQLEVLGRIYVATEGINAQLSVPAENFEAFKKHLDTITFLENVRLNIAVEHDNFAFLKLKVKVRNKIVADGLNDASFDVTNKGVHVNAEKFNELIEDPNTVLVDMRNHYESEIGHFKNAVTPDVDTFRESLDLIEEDLREHKEDKKLVMYCTGGIRCEKASAYYKHKGFKNVFQLEGGIINYVRQIEAEGLENKFLGKNFVFDERRSERISDDVIANCHQCGEPADLHTNCANEACHLLFIQCDSCKEKMENCCSSNCMEINRLPFEEQKALRKGQGNSNDIFKKGRADHLPFKKDLRNIFETMTTDKI, encoded by the coding sequence ATGCAACTGTACAATAACTTAAGTGCTAAGGAGAGAGCAGAACTTATTGAACAAGCGGGAAAAGAACGCTTAACCATCTCTTTCTACAAGTACGCCAAAATTAACAATACCGAAATTTTTAGAAATCACTTATTTCTGGCTTGGGACCAATTAGAGGTCTTAGGAAGAATCTATGTGGCAACCGAAGGTATTAACGCCCAGCTTTCTGTGCCTGCAGAAAATTTTGAAGCATTCAAAAAACATTTAGATACCATTACATTTTTAGAAAATGTAAGATTGAATATTGCTGTAGAGCACGATAATTTTGCCTTTTTAAAATTGAAAGTAAAAGTGCGAAACAAAATAGTCGCAGACGGATTAAACGATGCGTCTTTTGATGTAACTAACAAAGGGGTTCACGTTAACGCTGAAAAGTTTAACGAACTCATAGAAGACCCAAATACTGTTTTGGTGGATATGAGAAACCATTACGAAAGTGAAATCGGTCATTTTAAAAATGCCGTAACGCCAGATGTGGATACGTTTCGTGAATCTTTAGATTTAATAGAAGAAGATTTAAGAGAACATAAAGAGGATAAAAAACTAGTCATGTATTGTACTGGTGGCATCCGTTGCGAAAAAGCAAGTGCCTATTACAAGCATAAAGGTTTTAAAAACGTGTTTCAGTTAGAAGGTGGTATCATTAACTACGTGCGTCAAATTGAAGCTGAAGGTTTAGAGAATAAATTCTTAGGTAAGAATTTTGTCTTCGATGAAAGACGATCAGAACGCATCAGTGATGATGTTATAGCTAATTGTCATCAATGTGGAGAGCCAGCAGATTTGCATACCAATTGTGCAAATGAAGCGTGTCATTTATTGTTTATCCAGTGTGATTCTTGTAAAGAAAAAATGGAAAACTGTTGTTCTTCAAACTGTATGGAAATAAATAGATTACCTTTTGAAGAGCAAAAAGCATTACGAAAAGGACAAGGTAATAGTAATGATATTTTCAAAAAAGGACGTGCAGACCATTTGCCTTTTAAAAAGGATTTGAGAAATATTTTTGAGACCATGACAACCGATAAAATCTAA
- a CDS encoding PSP1 domain-containing protein — MACNSCSTGNDGQPKGCKNNGTCGTDSCNKLTVFDWLANMSLPNGQEPFIGVEVRFKNGRKHYYKNTENLTLSIGDIVATQAKSGHDIGMVTLTGELVSVQMKRKKVRLDDAENVLKIYRKASQKDIDIWSEARDREEPMKVKARQFAIDLKLKMKISDIEFQGDASKATFYYTAEERVDFRELIKVFAREFRTRIEMKQVGFRQEAARLGGIGSCGRELCCSTWLTDFRSVSTSAARYQQLSLNPLKLAGQCGKLKCCLNYELDSYLDALKAFPKSDTKLYTEKGNAVCQKTDIFKGLMWYAYEGEWMNWHIITTEQANEIIAKNKKKEKVASLEIYAAEHIQDTKIEFENVVGQDSLTRFDNPKSNKKRKNNKNNRNNNNNKSRNRNRNQNSNAKPKPNAKKN, encoded by the coding sequence ATGGCTTGTAACAGTTGCTCAACTGGTAATGATGGCCAACCAAAAGGATGCAAAAACAACGGGACTTGCGGCACAGATAGCTGCAATAAACTCACTGTTTTTGATTGGTTAGCTAATATGTCGCTTCCTAACGGACAAGAACCATTTATTGGTGTCGAAGTACGTTTTAAGAATGGCAGAAAACACTATTATAAAAATACAGAAAACCTCACTTTAAGCATTGGAGATATTGTGGCAACACAGGCTAAGTCTGGTCATGATATTGGAATGGTTACCCTTACAGGAGAATTGGTAAGTGTACAAATGAAGCGTAAGAAAGTAAGATTAGACGACGCAGAAAATGTTTTAAAAATATACCGAAAAGCATCACAAAAAGATATTGATATTTGGTCGGAAGCAAGGGACAGGGAAGAGCCAATGAAGGTGAAGGCACGTCAATTTGCTATCGATTTAAAACTGAAAATGAAAATTTCGGATATCGAATTTCAAGGCGATGCAAGTAAAGCAACATTCTACTACACTGCGGAAGAACGCGTTGATTTTAGAGAGTTAATTAAAGTATTTGCACGCGAGTTTAGAACACGTATCGAAATGAAGCAAGTTGGCTTTAGACAAGAAGCTGCAAGACTTGGTGGTATAGGTTCTTGTGGTAGAGAATTATGTTGTTCTACATGGTTAACAGATTTTAGATCTGTGAGCACTTCAGCAGCACGTTACCAACAATTGTCCTTAAATCCTTTAAAACTTGCAGGACAATGTGGAAAGCTAAAATGTTGTCTTAATTATGAGTTGGATTCTTATTTGGATGCGCTTAAAGCGTTTCCTAAGTCGGATACTAAATTATACACTGAAAAAGGAAATGCGGTTTGTCAAAAAACGGATATTTTCAAAGGTTTAATGTGGTATGCTTATGAAGGTGAATGGATGAATTGGCACATTATCACTACAGAGCAAGCTAATGAAATTATTGCAAAGAATAAGAAAAAAGAAAAAGTAGCTAGTTTGGAAATTTATGCTGCAGAGCACATCCAAGACACTAAAATTGAGTTTGAGAACGTTGTAGGTCAAGATAGTTTAACACGTTTCGATAATCCAAAATCGAATAAGAAACGTAAAAACAATAAGAATAACAGAAATAACAACAATAATAAATCTCGAAATCGAAACCGCAATCAAAATTCTAATGCTAAGCCAAAGCCAAATGCTAAGAAAAATTAA
- a CDS encoding penicillin-binding protein 1A: MAKKKTTKAKSETLDFSKYVRWFWIVFLGGILSVVLVFLLASWGVLGEMPDPSRLANPETNLASEIISSDDKTLGKFYFDDNRTPIGFKDLPKNLVDALIATEDVRHYEHSGIDGRGTLRAFVYLGRKGGASTISQQLARQLFIGFRDKESTTNAIIQKIQEWVLAIRLERQYTKEEIVAMYFNTYDFGNNGDGIRSASRIYFGKEPRDLDIKESAMLVGMFKNSSLYNPRPHKNPVGVRNRRNVVLAQMAKYDYITEAERDSLQKTELDLNYSPESHREGIATYFREYLRGFMKEWANKDENRKPDGTKYDLYTDGLKIFTTIDSRMQQYAEDAVGQHMPRLQAEFDNQNTPERNKTAPFLDLNTSEVNKLMKDGMRRGERWRILKNQGKSDKEIEASFQKPTDMTVFKWVDGKPSEVDTIMKPIDSMRYYKSFLRPGMMSMDPQTGHVKAWVGGMNYRHFQYDMVKQGKRQVGSTFKPFVYATAIDQLQLSPCDIFPRTPITIEANKFGNPEPWTTKNSDGNYSGEQTLKDALASSTNTITARLMNEVGPQPVVEMAKKLGITSDILPVPAIALGTADISVYEMVAAYSTFANKGVYNKPVMVTRIEDKNGTILYQFVPESKDVLSEEVAYVTVNLMEGVTRAGSGARLRHNSEWLKKSAMYKEVMTGYPYELSNPIAGKTGTTQNQSDGWFMGMVPNLVTGVWVGAEDRAAHFKSITYGQGASMALPIWGLYMKACYADKTLNVSTSEFEKPLDLKIDIDCTAKDEGDITDESDSVENIEFDF; encoded by the coding sequence ATGGCAAAAAAGAAAACAACGAAAGCTAAATCAGAAACTTTAGACTTTTCAAAATACGTACGATGGTTTTGGATCGTATTTTTAGGTGGTATATTATCCGTAGTACTTGTATTTTTATTAGCATCTTGGGGAGTTTTAGGTGAAATGCCTGATCCTTCGAGATTAGCAAACCCTGAGACTAACTTAGCATCTGAAATAATTTCATCAGATGATAAAACGTTGGGTAAGTTTTATTTTGATGATAATAGAACTCCAATTGGATTTAAAGATTTACCAAAAAATTTAGTTGATGCGTTAATTGCCACAGAAGATGTTCGTCATTATGAGCATTCTGGTATTGATGGAAGAGGTACATTGAGAGCTTTTGTTTACCTTGGTAGAAAAGGAGGTGCAAGTACAATATCGCAGCAGTTAGCAAGACAGTTATTTATTGGTTTTAGAGATAAAGAAAGCACAACAAATGCTATTATTCAAAAAATACAAGAATGGGTATTAGCCATTCGTTTAGAGCGTCAATATACTAAGGAGGAAATTGTGGCCATGTATTTTAATACCTATGATTTTGGTAATAATGGTGATGGTATTCGTTCTGCTTCGCGTATTTATTTCGGTAAGGAACCTAGGGATTTAGATATAAAGGAATCAGCAATGTTAGTTGGGATGTTTAAAAATTCATCTTTATATAACCCTAGACCTCATAAAAATCCTGTAGGTGTTAGAAATAGACGAAATGTGGTTTTAGCTCAAATGGCTAAATATGATTATATCACTGAAGCCGAAAGAGATTCACTTCAAAAAACAGAATTAGATTTAAATTATTCACCAGAGTCGCATCGTGAAGGTATTGCTACCTATTTTAGAGAGTACCTTAGAGGTTTCATGAAAGAATGGGCAAATAAAGATGAGAATAGGAAGCCAGATGGTACTAAGTACGATTTATACACAGATGGACTTAAGATTTTTACGACCATAGATTCGCGAATGCAGCAATATGCCGAAGATGCAGTTGGACAGCACATGCCAAGGTTACAGGCTGAGTTTGATAACCAGAATACGCCAGAGCGCAATAAAACAGCACCTTTTCTAGATCTTAATACGTCTGAGGTTAATAAATTAATGAAAGATGGTATGAGACGTGGTGAGCGTTGGAGAATTCTTAAAAATCAAGGGAAATCAGATAAGGAGATTGAAGCATCGTTTCAAAAACCAACGGATATGACCGTTTTTAAATGGGTAGATGGTAAGCCAAGCGAAGTAGATACGATTATGAAACCTATAGATTCTATGCGTTATTACAAGTCATTTTTACGTCCGGGAATGATGTCTATGGATCCACAAACGGGTCATGTGAAAGCTTGGGTCGGAGGTATGAATTATAGGCACTTTCAGTATGATATGGTAAAACAAGGTAAGCGTCAAGTAGGTTCCACGTTTAAACCTTTTGTTTATGCCACAGCAATCGATCAATTACAGTTGTCGCCTTGCGATATATTTCCAAGAACACCGATCACTATAGAAGCCAATAAATTTGGAAATCCAGAGCCTTGGACTACCAAAAACTCAGATGGTAACTATTCAGGTGAACAAACGTTAAAAGATGCTTTAGCAAGTTCCACAAATACAATTACAGCACGTTTAATGAATGAAGTTGGACCACAGCCGGTAGTTGAAATGGCAAAAAAACTAGGTATTACGTCAGATATTTTACCAGTTCCAGCTATTGCTTTAGGTACAGCGGATATAAGTGTTTATGAGATGGTTGCCGCTTATTCTACGTTTGCTAATAAAGGAGTGTACAATAAACCTGTAATGGTAACGCGTATTGAAGATAAGAATGGAACCATTTTATATCAATTTGTTCCAGAGAGTAAAGATGTTTTAAGTGAAGAAGTGGCTTATGTTACTGTAAATTTAATGGAAGGTGTAACCAGAGCTGGTTCAGGAGCGCGATTAAGACATAATTCAGAATGGTTAAAAAAATCCGCAATGTATAAGGAGGTAATGACAGGTTATCCTTATGAACTTTCTAATCCTATAGCAGGTAAAACTGGTACCACACAAAATCAAAGTGATGGTTGGTTTATGGGCATGGTGCCTAACCTAGTGACAGGTGTTTGGGTTGGAGCAGAAGATAGAGCAGCGCATTTTAAATCCATTACATACGGTCAAGGTGCTTCTATGGCATTACCAATTTGGGGATTATATATGAAGGCTTGTTATGCCGATAAAACTTTAAACGTGTCTACCAGCGAATTTGAGAAACCTTTGGATTTAAAAATTGATATAGACTGTACAGCTAAAGACGAAGGTGACATCACCGATGAATCGGATTCTGTTGAAAATATCGAATTCGATTTCTAA
- a CDS encoding TonB-dependent receptor, protein MNKNKDIFVKNLTVLQFKVFSIFILFLCSVSAFSQNGNFYGKVKYDSNEPAVSTFIVLNGNNVKQETNSNINGSFTFKNIPYGNYTIAFYSLNEQPKTVDVTLDSKNKEVNVTLEVAALDEVFVKSKTVQQKIEEKGFAVNVIETKEIAIQSIQVNELLDQSAGVRVRQSGGLGSHAHYNLNGMTGNSVKIFIDGVPIRNFGPSFSLNSIPPSLIKRIEVYKGVVPPHLSDDAMGGAINIVLNGITKNELKASISAGSFGTYRADVNGGYRNHKNGFTARGSAFLNYADNDYEVWGDQVAVALSAGTPDVYIHAKRFHDRYRSQGGKAEFGYTNVEWADKFLAGVLLSNMDQQIQTGATMEIVYGNRFTEQNTKMYSLEYAKKGIVENLDVSAFASYSRLNRKTIDTIATQYSWLGYPTSYYNDPDVWATGAEAGDPTLQKDIDETINARTNLAYNINDNNVIQLNHLLNTFTRDSDDPMLPAAENALKEEREYLKSILTLSFENKAFNEKLRTSVFAKSYYMDRTSKLRTRSSNTSSSTIIIEENNINSNDFGYGGAISYTFSPKFTVFGSAEKAIRLPEANEVFGNVAANVNASVNLKPEHSNNYNLGFTYDNIKFKKHTFGVTSNIFIRDTEDLIMQFPTGSNEEFFENSNIGKIYTEGFDFTLNYTYNDKLFFSGNTSFFNARDYNVTYDVDGNPITPSYERLANTPYFTMNYNLKFKTPNLIQKGSMLSTYTNLLYVNEFFRGSSVLGGSGKTVIPTQVSFDAGFAYTFPKNKVTLSFDVKNIFNNQIFDNYALQKPGRGFYGKLSFTIL, encoded by the coding sequence ATGAATAAAAATAAGGATATTTTTGTCAAAAATTTAACGGTGTTGCAATTCAAGGTATTTTCTATTTTTATATTATTCTTATGTAGTGTTTCAGCTTTTAGCCAGAATGGAAATTTTTACGGAAAGGTAAAATATGATTCTAACGAACCCGCAGTGTCTACATTTATTGTTCTTAACGGTAACAACGTAAAACAAGAAACTAACTCTAATATTAATGGGTCTTTTACTTTTAAGAACATCCCTTACGGAAACTATACGATTGCATTTTACTCTTTAAATGAGCAACCAAAAACTGTTGACGTAACCTTAGATTCAAAAAACAAAGAGGTTAATGTTACATTAGAAGTCGCAGCATTAGATGAAGTTTTTGTAAAATCTAAAACCGTTCAACAAAAAATTGAAGAAAAAGGTTTTGCTGTCAATGTTATAGAGACCAAAGAGATTGCCATACAATCTATTCAGGTTAACGAATTATTAGATCAATCTGCTGGAGTAAGAGTGCGCCAATCTGGAGGTTTAGGGTCTCATGCACATTACAACTTAAATGGAATGACTGGGAATTCAGTCAAGATTTTTATTGATGGTGTTCCTATTCGAAATTTTGGACCTTCCTTTTCTTTAAACAGTATTCCTCCATCTTTAATTAAGCGTATTGAAGTGTATAAAGGTGTTGTTCCTCCGCATTTGTCAGACGATGCTATGGGTGGCGCCATAAACATTGTATTAAATGGTATTACTAAAAACGAACTAAAAGCATCTATTTCTGCAGGGTCTTTTGGTACCTATAGAGCTGATGTTAATGGTGGTTACCGAAATCACAAAAACGGATTTACTGCTAGAGGGTCTGCCTTTTTAAACTATGCAGATAACGATTATGAGGTTTGGGGAGACCAAGTCGCTGTAGCGCTTTCTGCAGGAACACCTGATGTATATATACACGCGAAACGTTTTCATGATCGCTATAGGTCGCAAGGTGGAAAGGCTGAATTTGGATACACAAATGTGGAATGGGCAGATAAATTTTTGGCTGGTGTTTTACTTTCTAACATGGATCAACAAATTCAAACTGGTGCTACCATGGAAATTGTTTATGGTAACCGATTTACGGAACAAAACACCAAGATGTATAGTTTAGAGTATGCAAAGAAAGGGATTGTAGAAAATTTAGACGTGAGTGCTTTTGCCTCATATTCTCGCCTCAACCGAAAAACAATAGACACCATTGCCACACAATACAGCTGGTTGGGCTATCCTACAAGTTATTATAACGATCCAGATGTTTGGGCAACAGGAGCAGAGGCTGGAGACCCAACGTTACAAAAAGATATTGACGAAACAATTAACGCACGTACTAATTTAGCCTATAACATCAATGACAACAATGTTATTCAGTTAAATCATTTACTAAATACCTTCACTCGAGATTCTGATGACCCCATGCTTCCTGCTGCTGAAAATGCTTTAAAAGAAGAGCGTGAGTATTTAAAATCTATTTTAACGCTTTCATTTGAAAACAAAGCCTTCAATGAAAAATTAAGAACTTCTGTTTTTGCGAAATCCTATTATATGGATAGAACTTCTAAATTACGAACACGTAGTTCTAACACATCAAGTTCCACTATAATCATTGAAGAAAATAACATCAACTCTAACGACTTCGGCTATGGAGGAGCCATTTCATATACATTCTCACCAAAATTCACCGTATTTGGTTCTGCTGAAAAAGCAATTCGCCTGCCAGAAGCAAATGAGGTGTTTGGTAATGTTGCAGCCAATGTAAATGCTTCTGTAAATCTAAAACCAGAACATAGTAATAATTATAATTTAGGTTTTACATACGATAACATAAAATTCAAAAAACACACTTTTGGAGTCACATCTAATATATTTATTAGAGATACAGAAGATTTAATTATGCAATTTCCTACGGGAAGTAATGAGGAATTTTTCGAAAACTCTAACATTGGTAAAATTTACACAGAAGGCTTCGATTTCACATTAAACTATACTTATAACGACAAGTTGTTTTTTAGTGGAAACACTTCATTTTTCAATGCAAGAGACTACAATGTAACGTATGATGTAGATGGCAATCCAATAACTCCAAGTTATGAAAGATTGGCAAACACACCTTATTTTACAATGAATTATAATTTAAAATTTAAAACACCGAATCTTATTCAAAAAGGATCCATGTTATCTACTTATACCAATTTATTGTATGTAAATGAATTTTTTAGAGGTAGTAGTGTTCTTGGTGGTTCTGGAAAAACAGTGATACCGACTC
- a CDS encoding gliding motility lipoprotein GldH, whose product MLRKINGLFLVVISCFLFTNCDSNAVFDTYKSVPNQWNKDSIATFNFKAPDTSNRYNLYVNLRNTDAYKFSNLFLIVEMNYPNGKVVKDTLEYKMAAPNGELLGTGFSDLKENKLWFRGYKEPFVFKEEGDYIVNIQHAMRNNGVVNGVENLQGITDIGFRVEQAQK is encoded by the coding sequence ATGCTAAGAAAAATTAATGGGTTATTTCTTGTAGTCATCAGTTGTTTTCTATTTACAAATTGTGATTCCAATGCTGTTTTTGACACTTATAAATCAGTGCCAAACCAATGGAACAAAGATTCTATTGCAACGTTTAATTTTAAAGCTCCAGATACTTCAAATAGGTATAACTTATACGTTAATTTAAGAAATACTGACGCTTATAAGTTTAGTAATTTATTTCTTATTGTAGAGATGAACTATCCTAACGGAAAGGTTGTTAAAGATACTTTAGAATATAAAATGGCAGCACCAAATGGTGAGCTTTTAGGTACTGGATTTTCGGATTTGAAAGAAAATAAATTGTGGTTTAGAGGTTATAAAGAACCGTTTGTATTTAAAGAAGAAGGTGATTACATAGTTAATATTCAACATGCCATGCGAAACAATGGAGTTGTTAATGGTGTAGAAAACTTACAAGGTATTACAGATATTGGTTTTAGAGTAGAACAGGCTCAAAAATAG
- a CDS encoding radical SAM protein, translating to MLHKFNKRYLAVNLDPVLACNLRCKMCYFTDADYLKTLKGQFKDPDLDLVAKSIFSRALKLQIGCGTEPTLYKNLERIVALGKQYKVPYISITTNANLLTEEKIEALLKAGLNEFTISLHGVTKESYEGFMKKANYEKFHSVFNTFKELKKKYDFKVRINYTFNKDNFYELSEFFDHFDAKSFDILQIRPIQKIGNTEYNDFDISSLANDYPSLIQSIRQTCATNNIILMAPNTITKLNSENQSSFIFDYTFCYISPKKFWKDGFNWREESFNDYSKKIGWSKELLANVFRSKKTMKSLSNKLNYEIEFT from the coding sequence TTGCTACATAAGTTTAATAAGCGCTATTTAGCGGTTAACTTAGATCCCGTTTTAGCTTGTAACTTACGTTGTAAAATGTGTTATTTTACAGATGCTGATTATCTTAAAACTCTAAAAGGGCAATTTAAAGATCCGGATTTAGATTTGGTGGCCAAGTCTATTTTTAGTCGTGCTTTAAAACTTCAAATTGGTTGTGGTACAGAGCCTACTTTGTATAAAAACTTGGAGCGAATTGTAGCATTGGGCAAGCAATATAAAGTGCCTTACATTTCAATTACAACCAACGCTAATTTATTAACAGAAGAAAAGATTGAAGCCCTTTTAAAAGCTGGTTTAAATGAATTTACAATTTCGCTACATGGTGTTACAAAAGAAAGTTATGAGGGCTTTATGAAAAAAGCCAATTATGAAAAATTTCATAGTGTGTTCAATACTTTTAAAGAATTAAAGAAAAAGTATGATTTCAAAGTCAGAATAAATTACACTTTTAATAAAGATAATTTTTACGAACTCAGTGAATTTTTTGATCATTTTGATGCCAAGAGCTTCGATATTCTTCAAATTCGTCCTATTCAAAAAATAGGAAATACAGAATACAACGATTTTGATATTTCTTCATTAGCCAATGATTATCCTAGTCTAATTCAATCGATAAGACAAACCTGCGCCACCAATAACATTATTCTTATGGCACCGAACACCATAACAAAGTTAAATTCTGAAAACCAATCGAGTTTTATATTCGATTATACGTTTTGTTATATTTCACCAAAGAAATTCTGGAAAGATGGCTTTAATTGGCGTGAAGAAAGTTTTAATGACTATTCGAAAAAAATCGGCTGGAGTAAGGAATTATTAGCTAATGTTTTTCGATCTAAAAAAACGATGAAATCACTTTCAAATAAATTAAATTATGAGATTGAATTCACCTAA